One genomic segment of Bacteroides caccae includes these proteins:
- a CDS encoding outer membrane beta-barrel protein: MKKGLLLIVVMVAAIAVKAQDIYVGGSFNVWRNSTGNTTSFKVAPEIGYNFNETWALGAELDYSHDYNGSLSTNAFSVAPYIRWSYYQNDAVRLFLDGAAAIGFVKVKDGDTSKAGQIGFRPGIAVKLNDHFSFIAKYGFLGYRRNVNTPGDSFGLKLTSEDLSIGFHYAF, from the coding sequence ATGAAAAAGGGTTTATTATTGATAGTTGTTATGGTGGCAGCTATCGCTGTAAAAGCACAAGACATTTACGTAGGCGGATCTTTCAACGTTTGGCGTAACAGCACAGGCAATACTACGTCTTTTAAAGTAGCTCCGGAAATCGGATATAACTTTAACGAAACATGGGCGTTAGGTGCTGAATTGGATTATTCACATGACTATAACGGAAGCTTATCAACAAATGCATTCTCTGTTGCTCCGTATATCCGTTGGTCTTATTATCAAAACGATGCTGTTCGTTTGTTCTTGGACGGAGCTGCTGCCATTGGTTTTGTGAAGGTAAAAGACGGAGATACCAGCAAGGCAGGACAGATTGGTTTTAGACCGGGTATTGCTGTAAAATTGAACGATCATTTCTCTTTTATTGCTAAATATGGTTTCTTGGGATACCGCAGAAATGTAAACACTCCCGGAGATTCTTTCGGTCTTAAACTTACTAGCGAAGATCTTTCAATCGGTTTCCACTACGCATTCTGA
- a CDS encoding porin family protein, which yields MKKSILFVLFALISVAGFSQITGWNAKVGMNFSNYTGDLDMNAKVGFKLGGGFEYAFDDTWSLQPSLFLTGKGAKKDALTVNAYYLELPIMGAARFNVADNTNLVVNAGPYFACGIAGKTKIAGESVKTFSDDGVDFKRFDAGLGVGVALEFGRIIAGLDGQFGLVDVQKLGNPKNMNFSIVVGYKF from the coding sequence ATGAAGAAGAGTATTTTGTTTGTTTTGTTTGCCCTGATTTCAGTTGCGGGCTTTTCACAAATTACAGGTTGGAATGCAAAAGTTGGTATGAACTTCAGTAATTACACAGGTGATCTTGATATGAATGCTAAGGTTGGTTTCAAGCTTGGCGGAGGTTTTGAATATGCCTTTGATGATACCTGGTCATTGCAACCTTCTTTGTTTTTGACCGGTAAAGGTGCTAAGAAAGATGCGCTTACTGTCAATGCTTATTATCTGGAACTGCCGATAATGGGAGCAGCTCGTTTCAATGTCGCTGATAATACCAATTTAGTAGTGAATGCAGGTCCTTATTTCGCATGCGGTATTGCAGGAAAAACGAAGATAGCCGGAGAAAGTGTGAAAACGTTTAGTGATGATGGTGTGGATTTTAAGCGTTTTGATGCAGGTCTCGGTGTTGGCGTAGCATTGGAATTTGGTAGAATCATAGCAGGTTTGGATGGACAATTCGGTTTGGTAGATGTACAGAAGTTGGGCAATCCGAAGAATATGAACTTTTCTATTGTTGTAGGATATAAGTTCTAA
- a CDS encoding thiamine phosphate synthase yields the protein MKLIVVTTPTFFVEEDKIITALFEEGLDILHLRKPETPAMYSERLLTLIPEKYHRRIVTHEHFYLKEEFNLMGIHLNARNPKEPHDYAGHVSCSCHSVEEVKNKKHFYDYVFMSPIYDSISKVNYYSTYTAEELRDAQRTKIIDSKVMALGGINADNLLEIKDFGFGGAVILGDLWNRFDACSDQDYLAVIEHFKKLKKLAD from the coding sequence ATGAAACTAATTGTAGTTACCACCCCTACCTTCTTCGTTGAAGAAGATAAGATTATTACTGCTCTTTTCGAAGAGGGTCTGGATATTCTACATCTCAGAAAGCCGGAGACTCCGGCTATGTATTCAGAAAGACTACTGACACTTATTCCGGAAAAGTATCACCGCCGCATCGTGACACACGAACATTTTTATCTTAAAGAAGAATTTAATCTAATGGGGATTCATCTGAATGCACGTAATCCCAAAGAACCGCATGATTATGCGGGACATGTCAGTTGTTCCTGTCACTCTGTCGAGGAAGTAAAAAACAAAAAGCATTTTTATGATTATGTTTTTATGAGTCCTATCTACGACAGCATTTCTAAAGTGAATTACTACTCCACATATACCGCCGAAGAACTACGCGATGCACAAAGGACTAAGATTATTGACTCGAAAGTTATGGCATTAGGTGGTATAAATGCAGACAATTTACTGGAAATCAAAGATTTCGGATTTGGAGGAGCAGTAATATTAGGCGATCTTTGGAACAGGTTTGATGCATGTTCCGACCAAGACTATTTGGCTGTGATTGAGCACTTCAAGAAATTAAAGAAGTTAGCCGATTAA
- a CDS encoding HesA/MoeB/ThiF family protein codes for MRYDRQMILPEIGEEGQLKLKKAKVLIVGVGGLGSPIALYLAGAGVGCIGLVDDDRVSISNLQRQVLYSENELDKPKAVCAAERLSALNSGISILPYSTRLTEENAGNIIRKYDIVVDGCDNFATRYLINDICIEQRKPYVYGAICGFEGQVSVFNYGEMKKSYRDLYPNEEEMKRMPPPPKGVIGVTPAVVGSIEATEVLKIICGFGDILAGKLWTIDLRTLQSNKFSL; via the coding sequence ATGCGATACGACAGACAAATGATACTCCCCGAAATCGGAGAAGAAGGTCAGCTTAAGCTGAAAAAAGCAAAAGTACTCATCGTGGGTGTGGGAGGGCTGGGCTCTCCCATTGCCCTCTATCTGGCAGGAGCAGGCGTAGGCTGCATCGGACTGGTAGACGACGACCGGGTAAGTATCAGCAACTTGCAACGGCAAGTGCTCTATTCCGAGAACGAACTGGATAAACCGAAAGCTGTATGTGCCGCAGAAAGACTTTCCGCACTAAACAGCGGAATCAGTATCCTGCCCTATTCCACCCGGCTGACAGAGGAAAATGCCGGCAATATCATCCGCAAATATGATATCGTAGTAGACGGATGCGATAATTTCGCCACACGCTATCTGATTAACGATATCTGCATTGAACAAAGGAAACCGTACGTATATGGTGCCATCTGTGGTTTTGAAGGTCAGGTTTCGGTATTTAATTACGGAGAGATGAAAAAGAGCTATCGTGACCTCTATCCCAATGAAGAGGAAATGAAGCGAATGCCACCTCCCCCTAAAGGAGTAATAGGAGTCACTCCCGCCGTCGTAGGAAGCATTGAAGCAACGGAGGTACTGAAAATAATTTGTGGATTCGGTGATATTTTAGCCGGTAAACTATGGACGATTGACCTGCGGACATTGCAATCTAACAAATTTTCACTATAA
- the thiH gene encoding 2-iminoacetate synthase ThiH: protein MFSDELEKISWEETTKAIYSKTDADVRRALGKSGHLDVNDFMALISPAATPYLEVMARLSQKYTMERFGKTISMFVPLYITNSCTNSCVYCGFHISNPMKRTILTEEEIINEYKAIKRLAPFENLLLVTGENPAAAGVPYIARALDLAKPYFSNLQIEVMPLKTEEYKELTNHGLNGVICFQETYNKANYKIYHPRGMKSKFEWRVNGFDRMGQAGVHKIGMGVLIGLEEWRTDVTMLAYHLRYLQKHYWKTKYSVNFPRMRPSENGGFQPNVIMNDRELAQLTFAMRIFDHDVDISYSTRESAEIRNHMATLGVTTMSAESKTEPGGYYSYPQTLEQFHVSDERKAVEVECDLKKLGREPVWKDWDQAFDFKR from the coding sequence ATGTTCTCAGACGAATTAGAAAAAATATCCTGGGAAGAGACGACAAAAGCCATCTATTCCAAGACAGATGCCGATGTACGCCGGGCTTTAGGCAAATCCGGGCATCTGGACGTCAATGATTTTATGGCACTCATTTCGCCCGCCGCTACTCCTTATCTGGAAGTTATGGCACGGCTCAGCCAGAAATATACCATGGAACGGTTCGGCAAGACAATCTCCATGTTCGTGCCGCTTTACATCACCAATTCATGTACCAATTCTTGTGTGTACTGCGGTTTCCATATCAGTAATCCGATGAAAAGGACCATACTGACGGAGGAAGAAATCATCAACGAATACAAAGCTATCAAACGATTGGCACCCTTCGAGAATCTTCTGCTTGTTACGGGTGAAAATCCTGCTGCTGCAGGTGTCCCTTACATTGCCCGTGCACTGGATCTGGCAAAGCCTTACTTCAGCAACCTGCAAATTGAAGTAATGCCTCTTAAAACAGAAGAATACAAGGAACTGACGAACCACGGATTGAACGGAGTGATCTGCTTCCAGGAGACTTACAACAAGGCGAACTACAAAATTTATCACCCGAGAGGAATGAAATCCAAATTCGAATGGCGCGTCAACGGTTTCGACCGTATGGGGCAGGCAGGAGTACACAAAATCGGTATGGGAGTTTTAATCGGACTGGAAGAATGGCGCACGGATGTAACCATGTTGGCCTATCATCTCCGTTACTTGCAAAAGCATTATTGGAAGACAAAATATAGCGTTAACTTCCCACGTATGCGTCCGTCCGAAAACGGAGGGTTCCAACCAAATGTTATCATGAACGACCGGGAACTTGCCCAACTGACGTTTGCTATGCGAATCTTCGATCACGATGTAGATATCTCCTACTCTACCCGTGAAAGTGCGGAAATCCGTAACCACATGGCAACTCTGGGTGTGACGACCATGAGTGCGGAAAGCAAAACCGAACCGGGCGGATATTATAGTTATCCGCAAACACTGGAGCAGTTTCATGTGAGCGATGAACGGAAAGCGGTAGAAGTAGAATGTGACCTGAAAAAACTGGGACGTGAACCGGTATGGAAAGACTGGGACCAAGCTTTTGACTTTAAAAGATAA
- the thiC gene encoding phosphomethylpyrimidine synthase ThiC, translated as MEQRIKFPRSQKVYLPGKLYPNIRVAMRKVEQVPSVSFEGEEKIATPNPEVYVYDTSGPFSDTEMNIDLKKGLPRMREEWIVSRGDVERLPEITSEYGRMRRDDKSLDHLRFEHIALPYRAKKGEAITQMAYAKKGIITPEMEYVAIRENMNCEELGIETHITPEFVRQEIAAGRAILPANINHPEAEPMIIGRNFLVKINTNIGNSATTSSIDEEVEKALWSCKWGGDTLMDLSTGENIHETREWIIRNCPVPVGTVPIYQALEKVNGVVEDLNWEIYRDTLIEQCEQGVDYFTIHAGIRRHNVHLADKRLCGIVSRGGSIMSKWCLMHDRESFLYEHFDDICDILAQYDVAVSLGDGLRPGSIHDANDEAQFAELDTMGELVLRAWDKNVQAFIEGPGHVPMHKIKENMERQIEKCHDAPFYTLGPLVTDIAPGYDHITSAIGAAQIGWLGTAMLCYVTPKEHLALPDKEDVRVGVITYKIAAHAADLAKGHPGAQVRDNALSKARYEFRWKDQFDLSLDPERAQTYFRAGHHIDGEYCTMCGPNFCAMRLSRDLKKNKK; from the coding sequence ATGGAACAAAGAATAAAATTTCCCCGCTCCCAAAAAGTATATCTACCCGGCAAACTTTATCCGAATATCCGCGTGGCGATGCGGAAAGTAGAACAAGTGCCCAGTGTCAGTTTCGAAGGAGAAGAAAAAATAGCTACGCCTAATCCGGAAGTATACGTATATGACACCAGCGGTCCGTTCAGTGACACTGAAATGAACATCGACTTAAAGAAAGGACTGCCTCGTATGCGTGAGGAATGGATTGTAAGCCGGGGTGACGTAGAACGTCTACCTGAAATCACTTCGGAATACGGCCGAATGAGAAGGGATGATAAAAGCCTGGACCACCTGCGCTTTGAACATATCGCTCTACCTTATCGTGCCAAAAAAGGAGAAGCTATTACCCAAATGGCGTATGCGAAAAAAGGAATAATCACTCCCGAAATGGAGTATGTAGCTATTCGTGAGAATATGAACTGCGAGGAGTTAGGAATAGAAACACATATTACTCCCGAATTTGTCCGTCAGGAAATCGCAGCCGGACGTGCCATATTACCCGCCAATATCAATCATCCCGAAGCTGAGCCTATGATTATCGGCCGCAATTTCCTGGTAAAAATCAATACGAACATAGGTAATTCCGCCACTACTTCAAGTATTGATGAAGAAGTAGAGAAAGCATTGTGGAGCTGCAAATGGGGCGGAGACACACTAATGGATCTCTCGACAGGAGAAAATATCCACGAAACACGTGAATGGATTATCCGTAACTGCCCTGTGCCGGTCGGCACCGTACCTATCTACCAGGCTCTTGAAAAGGTGAACGGTGTAGTGGAAGACCTGAATTGGGAAATCTACCGTGACACCCTCATCGAACAATGCGAGCAAGGAGTGGATTACTTCACGATTCATGCAGGTATCCGCCGCCATAACGTACACCTCGCCGACAAACGTTTATGCGGTATTGTCAGCCGTGGAGGAAGTATTATGAGCAAATGGTGTCTGATGCATGACCGCGAAAGTTTCCTATATGAACACTTCGACGATATCTGCGATATTCTGGCTCAATATGACGTTGCGGTGTCTTTGGGTGACGGACTTCGTCCGGGCTCTATCCACGATGCCAACGATGAAGCGCAATTCGCCGAGCTGGACACTATGGGCGAGTTGGTGCTCCGCGCCTGGGACAAGAATGTGCAAGCCTTTATCGAAGGTCCCGGACACGTGCCCATGCATAAGATCAAGGAAAATATGGAACGCCAAATCGAAAAATGCCATGATGCGCCGTTCTATACGCTCGGCCCATTGGTCACGGACATCGCTCCGGGATATGACCATATCACCTCCGCTATCGGTGCAGCGCAAATCGGCTGGCTCGGAACGGCTATGCTGTGCTATGTTACTCCAAAGGAACATCTCGCCCTGCCCGACAAGGAGGACGTACGTGTAGGGGTCATTACTTATAAAATAGCTGCACATGCCGCCGACCTGGCTAAAGGGCATCCGGGAGCACAGGTACGTGACAATGCGCTAAGCAAAGCCCGCTATGAGTTCCGCTGGAAGGACCAGTTCGACCTGTCACTTGATCCGGAACGGGCACAGACCTATTTCCGTGCAGGACATCATATCGACGGAGAATACTGTACCATGTGCGGACCAAACTTCTGTGCTATGAGACTATCACGTGATTTAAAGAAAAACAAGAAATAA
- a CDS encoding thiazole synthase, translated as MEKLVIAGREFNSRLFLGTGKFNSNEVMAQAILASGTEMVTVAMKRIDMDDKEDDMLKHIIHPHIQLLPNTSGVRDAEEAVFAAQMAREAFGTNWLKLEIHPDPRYLLPDSIETLKATEELVKLGFVVLPYCQADPVLCKRLEEAGAATVMPLGAPIGTNKGLQTKEFLQIIIEQAGIPVVVDAGIGAPSHAAEAMELGASAVLVNTAIAVAGNPVEMAKAFKAATEAGRQAYEAGLGLQAFNFEAEASSPLTAFLDK; from the coding sequence ATGGAAAAGTTAGTAATTGCGGGACGTGAATTTAATTCCCGCCTTTTCCTGGGAACAGGAAAATTCAACTCCAACGAAGTAATGGCACAAGCTATTCTGGCATCGGGTACGGAAATGGTAACCGTAGCCATGAAGCGCATCGACATGGACGATAAAGAGGACGATATGCTGAAACATATTATCCACCCACATATCCAGCTATTACCCAACACTTCCGGCGTGCGGGACGCTGAAGAAGCTGTATTTGCTGCACAAATGGCCCGTGAGGCATTCGGTACAAACTGGTTGAAGCTGGAGATTCATCCGGACCCGCGTTATCTGCTCCCCGACTCTATCGAGACACTGAAAGCCACGGAAGAACTTGTCAAATTAGGCTTTGTGGTATTGCCTTATTGTCAGGCAGACCCTGTGCTCTGTAAACGACTGGAAGAAGCAGGTGCGGCTACGGTCATGCCTCTCGGCGCTCCGATCGGCACGAACAAAGGATTGCAAACGAAAGAATTCCTGCAGATTATTATCGAACAGGCGGGAATTCCGGTAGTAGTAGACGCCGGTATCGGCGCTCCTAGCCATGCTGCCGAAGCAATGGAACTGGGTGCATCCGCCGTATTGGTGAATACGGCAATAGCTGTTGCCGGAAACCCGGTAGAAATGGCCAAAGCTTTCAAAGCCGCTACTGAAGCCGGAAGACAGGCTTACGAAGCGGGGCTGGGACTGCAAGCCTTCAATTTTGAAGCAGAAGCAAGCTCACCATTAACTGCATTTCTTGATAAATAA
- a CDS encoding thiamine phosphate synthase — protein sequence MISLQFITHRTERYSYFESACMALEGGCKWIQLRMKDAPLDEVEAVALQLKPLCKEHEAILILDDHVELAKKLEVDGVHLGKKDMPIDQARQILGEAFIIGGTANTFEDVLLHYRAGADYLGIGPFRFTTTKQNLSPVLGLEGYVSILAQMQEAHIELPVVAIGGITYEDIPAILRTGVNGIALSGTILRANDPVEETRRILNNN from the coding sequence ATGATCAGTCTACAATTTATCACTCACCGGACCGAACGGTATTCTTACTTCGAATCGGCATGTATGGCACTCGAAGGAGGCTGCAAATGGATTCAGTTACGTATGAAGGACGCACCACTCGATGAAGTGGAAGCGGTAGCCTTGCAACTAAAACCGCTCTGCAAAGAGCATGAAGCTATCCTGATTCTGGACGACCACGTCGAACTGGCTAAGAAACTGGAAGTGGACGGTGTGCATCTGGGAAAGAAGGATATGCCTATCGATCAGGCAAGACAGATACTCGGAGAAGCCTTTATCATTGGCGGCACAGCCAATACGTTCGAGGATGTCCTACTGCATTATCGTGCCGGAGCAGATTACCTCGGTATCGGTCCTTTCCGCTTTACAACGACCAAGCAGAATCTGAGCCCTGTTCTGGGCTTGGAAGGCTATGTCTCTATCCTCGCGCAAATGCAGGAGGCACATATCGAGCTGCCGGTAGTAGCTATCGGAGGAATCACTTACGAAGATATTCCCGCCATACTACGCACGGGAGTGAACGGCATTGCCCTATCGGGAACGATTCTCCGGGCAAACGATCCGGTAGAAGAAACAAGAAGGATTTTAAATAACAACTAA
- the thiS gene encoding sulfur carrier protein ThiS produces MKVQVNNKEVEITPGSTLTQLTVQLELPVQGIAIAVNNKMIPRTEWERFSLHENDNLVIIKAACGG; encoded by the coding sequence ATGAAAGTACAAGTGAACAACAAAGAGGTGGAAATAACTCCCGGCTCTACCCTTACCCAACTGACAGTGCAACTGGAGCTTCCGGTTCAAGGCATCGCTATCGCCGTAAACAACAAAATGATTCCCCGTACCGAATGGGAACGTTTTTCGTTGCACGAGAATGACAATCTGGTAATTATCAAAGCGGCTTGCGGAGGATAG
- a CDS encoding sensor histidine kinase: MTLYKRNKILFIVFIALLFFSPRLCNAADTEESAEEILFITSYNSDTKYTYDNISTFIQTYTQLGGKYSTIVENMNVTDLSQAHKWKETLTEILDKHPGAKLVIFLGGEAWSSFLHLEDEKYKRLPVFFAMASRNGIRIPDEPIDMQQYEPQSIDLTERMKEYNVKYCSSYEYDINKDIEMMKYFYPEMEHLAFVSDNTYNGLAEQAWFKKNLKNHPELSITYIDGRIHTLDMAVNQLRVLPKNSVMLLGIWRIDNRGITYMNNSVYAFSKANPLLPVFSLTSTAIGYWAIGGYVPQYEGIAKGMGEYAYQFLDKGKNDIRSINILPNKYKFDANKLKEWGFEDKKLPINSIVINQPIPFFVAYKTEVQFILLTFLVLIGGLMIALYYYYRTKILKNRLERTTKQLREDKKKLEASEIELRDAKERAEEANQLKSAFVSNMSHEIRTPLNAIVGFSSLLINSVEPSEELQEYANIIQTNSNLLLQLISDVLDVSRLESGKLQFNYEWCELVTHCQNMITLTNRNKTTNADVRLQMPKEPYMLYTDPLRLQQIIINLLNNALKFTPAGGSITLDYTVDKEKQCILFSVTDTGTGIPEDKQELVFQRFEKLNEFVQGTGLGLAICKLTIQYMGGDIWIDKDYKGGARFIFSHPIKERESTEK; encoded by the coding sequence ATGACACTTTATAAAAGAAATAAGATATTGTTCATTGTCTTCATTGCTCTCCTATTCTTCTCCCCCCGTTTATGCAATGCTGCCGACACAGAAGAATCTGCAGAAGAGATACTTTTCATTACCTCCTATAATTCTGATACTAAATATACCTACGACAACATATCAACATTTATACAGACTTATACCCAACTGGGCGGAAAGTACTCCACTATCGTAGAAAATATGAATGTAACGGATTTGTCACAGGCCCATAAATGGAAAGAAACGCTAACCGAGATTCTGGATAAACATCCGGGTGCAAAATTAGTTATTTTCCTCGGCGGTGAGGCATGGAGCAGCTTCCTTCATCTCGAAGATGAGAAATACAAAAGACTCCCCGTATTCTTTGCAATGGCATCCCGCAACGGCATCCGAATTCCGGATGAGCCTATTGATATGCAACAATATGAACCCCAGAGCATTGACTTGACGGAACGAATGAAAGAATATAATGTAAAATACTGTTCTTCATACGAATACGATATTAACAAGGATATAGAAATGATGAAATATTTCTATCCGGAAATGGAACATCTGGCATTCGTTTCGGATAATACATACAACGGTCTTGCCGAACAGGCCTGGTTTAAAAAGAATCTGAAAAATCATCCGGAACTGTCTATCACTTACATCGACGGCCGAATCCATACACTTGATATGGCGGTCAACCAATTACGTGTTCTCCCCAAAAATTCGGTAATGCTGCTTGGCATCTGGCGAATTGATAACAGAGGAATCACCTATATGAATAATTCCGTTTATGCTTTCTCCAAAGCAAATCCTTTGTTGCCTGTGTTCAGTCTGACGTCCACCGCAATAGGTTATTGGGCTATCGGAGGATATGTCCCCCAATATGAAGGGATAGCCAAAGGAATGGGAGAATACGCATATCAGTTTCTGGATAAAGGGAAAAATGACATCCGTAGCATTAATATATTACCCAACAAATATAAATTTGATGCCAATAAATTAAAAGAATGGGGATTTGAAGACAAGAAGTTACCCATTAATTCAATCGTAATCAACCAGCCGATCCCTTTCTTTGTGGCTTACAAAACGGAAGTACAGTTTATCCTGCTCACCTTCCTTGTATTGATAGGCGGACTGATGATTGCATTGTATTACTATTACCGGACTAAAATTCTGAAGAATCGTCTGGAAAGAACAACGAAACAACTACGGGAAGATAAAAAGAAACTGGAAGCGTCGGAGATAGAATTGCGTGACGCCAAAGAGCGTGCGGAGGAAGCCAACCAGCTAAAGAGTGCTTTTGTGTCGAATATGAGTCACGAAATACGTACGCCATTAAATGCAATCGTAGGTTTCTCCAGTTTGCTAATCAATTCCGTAGAACCTTCGGAAGAATTACAAGAATATGCCAATATCATCCAGACCAATTCTAACCTGTTGCTACAGCTTATCAGCGACGTACTGGATGTATCGCGTCTCGAATCGGGAAAGCTGCAATTCAACTATGAATGGTGCGAACTGGTGACTCATTGCCAAAATATGATTACCCTGACCAACCGGAACAAAACAACGAATGCAGACGTCAGACTGCAAATGCCCAAAGAGCCATATATGCTCTATACCGACCCGTTGCGTCTGCAACAAATCATCATCAACCTGCTGAATAATGCGTTAAAATTCACTCCCGCCGGAGGAAGCATTACATTGGATTACACGGTGGACAAAGAAAAACAGTGTATACTATTTTCTGTGACCGACACCGGTACAGGAATCCCCGAAGACAAGCAGGAACTTGTATTCCAACGCTTCGAGAAGTTGAATGAATTTGTACAGGGAACAGGGTTGGGACTGGCTATCTGTAAACTGACGATTCAATATATGGGAGGTGATATCTGGATTGACAAAGATTACAAAGGCGGAGCGCGATTTATCTTCTCTCATCCTATCAAAGAAAGGGAATCAACAGAAAAATGA
- a CDS encoding superoxide dismutase: protein MNTILMSLIIMTMTYEMPKLPYANNALEPVISQQTIDFHYGKHLQTYVNNLNSLVPGTEYEGKTVEEIVASAPDGAIFNNAGQVLNHNLYFLQFAPKPSKKEPGGKLGEAIKRDFGSFENFKKEFNAAAVGLFGSGWAWLSVDKNGKLHITKESNGSNPVRAGLKPLLGFDVWEHSYYLDYQNRRADHVNALWNIIDWDVVEKRM from the coding sequence ATGAATACTATATTAATGTCTTTAATAATTATGACCATGACTTACGAAATGCCAAAACTTCCCTACGCAAACAATGCGTTGGAACCTGTAATCAGTCAGCAAACAATAGATTTCCATTACGGAAAGCATCTACAAACGTATGTAAATAATCTGAATAGCCTTGTGCCCGGAACAGAATATGAAGGTAAAACGGTAGAAGAAATCGTTGCCTCAGCACCGGACGGAGCTATATTCAATAATGCGGGACAAGTATTGAACCACAATCTGTACTTCCTGCAATTCGCCCCGAAACCTTCGAAGAAAGAACCCGGAGGCAAACTGGGAGAAGCAATCAAACGTGACTTCGGCAGCTTCGAGAACTTCAAGAAAGAATTCAATGCAGCAGCAGTCGGATTGTTTGGTTCTGGTTGGGCCTGGTTGTCCGTAGACAAGAACGGTAAACTGCATATCACCAAAGAAAGTAACGGAAGTAACCCGGTACGCGCCGGGCTGAAACCTCTTCTCGGATTTGACGTGTGGGAACACTCTTACTACCTGGATTACCAGAACCGCCGCGCCGACCACGTGAACGCCCTGTGGAATATCATCGACTGGGATGTGGTAGAAAAAAGAATGTAA